One window from the genome of Enterococcus haemoperoxidus ATCC BAA-382 encodes:
- a CDS encoding AMP-binding protein, giving the protein MIKEIESTVKRFPDKAALVDGEIVITYRNLLNSSRGIAELITNTQYNKIVTFTCGLLFDHEVTSIIAMIGCLYAECTYIPIEKGDPIAKIEKIILTANLDMILTNQLSEENTNYFNKIFPKLIIVDLATFDLFKNHDISFKKSLNCEEVYRLPTSGSTGHPKYVCQTSFAVDYYVKEYIKNLHITANDRLTLFSTLSHDASVVDIYTSLYSGATLYLCDLKNMKNIMLLDRWLKKNKITIWHSVPTFFRYFLRIHQKKNQLNHLKVFVLGGEAVLKHDYLKAAELFPAKPIYALYGQTESSYCSGQYLTHVDQVGCLGIANRCLDYRLKLENGEIYPVENYHTKGKIGELVLDYKIPVVGSYFKNNQRAEPKSIYSTGDIIEVREAGLYYIERKDTQVKVRGHRVQLAEIESAILSFFPNIKEVIVIQSKRSSGEPKIIACIESTIEYNCVDINEKLNKVLSSYMLLDGVYLFDYGELPKKNTGKLDRKKVSKIICNLKNDVV; this is encoded by the coding sequence TTGATTAAAGAAATTGAGTCTACAGTTAAACGTTTCCCAGATAAAGCAGCTCTTGTTGATGGAGAGATAGTAATAACTTATAGAAATTTATTAAATTCAAGCAGAGGAATAGCTGAATTAATTACTAATACTCAATACAATAAAATTGTTACTTTTACTTGTGGATTGCTGTTTGATCACGAGGTAACAAGTATTATTGCAATGATCGGCTGTCTATATGCCGAATGTACATATATACCTATTGAAAAAGGCGATCCAATTGCAAAAATTGAAAAGATAATTTTAACTGCAAATCTTGATATGATTCTAACAAACCAACTAAGTGAAGAAAATACAAACTATTTTAATAAAATCTTTCCCAAACTAATAATTGTAGATCTTGCCACTTTTGATTTATTTAAAAATCATGATATATCTTTTAAAAAAAGCTTAAACTGTGAAGAGGTTTATCGATTACCTACTTCGGGATCAACAGGTCATCCTAAGTATGTTTGCCAAACTTCTTTTGCAGTTGATTATTATGTTAAAGAATATATTAAAAATTTGCACATTACTGCAAATGACCGCCTAACACTATTTTCAACTCTTAGTCATGATGCTTCTGTTGTAGATATCTATACTTCACTTTATTCTGGGGCAACTCTATATTTGTGTGATTTAAAAAATATGAAAAATATAATGTTATTAGATAGATGGCTCAAAAAAAATAAAATTACTATCTGGCATAGTGTCCCTACTTTCTTTAGATATTTTTTAAGAATCCACCAGAAAAAAAATCAATTAAATCATTTAAAAGTTTTTGTTTTGGGTGGAGAAGCTGTTTTGAAACATGACTATTTAAAAGCTGCTGAATTGTTCCCAGCAAAACCAATATATGCTTTATATGGACAAACAGAGTCTTCTTACTGCTCTGGTCAATATCTGACTCATGTAGATCAGGTAGGATGTTTGGGTATTGCAAATAGATGTTTGGATTATAGACTAAAATTAGAAAATGGTGAAATATATCCTGTTGAGAATTATCATACAAAAGGTAAAATAGGTGAGCTTGTATTGGATTACAAAATACCTGTAGTTGGGAGTTACTTTAAAAATAATCAAAGAGCAGAACCAAAAAGTATATATAGTACTGGTGATATCATTGAAGTAAGGGAAGCTGGTCTTTATTATATTGAACGAAAGGATACACAAGTAAAAGTTCGAGGCCATCGAGTACAGCTGGCTGAGATTGAATCGGCAATTTTGTCTTTTTTTCCAAATATAAAAGAGGTAATTGTTATTCAATCTAAAAGATCTTCCGGTGAACCTAAGATTATTGCTTGTATTGAAAGTACTATAGAATATAATTGCGTTGATATCAATGAAAAATTGAATAAAGTATTATCGTCCTATATGTTATTGGATGGTGTTTACTTATTTGATTATGGAGAACTTCCTAAAAAAAACACTGGTAAACTTGATCGGAAAAAGGTATCCAAAATAATTTGCAACTTAAAAAATGATGTAGTATGA
- a CDS encoding AMP-binding protein, with amino-acid sequence MEIKMTEVQKAYLLGRNESFDAKTGTHMYLEVKYQGDIQKFQDALNKVIQVQPMLRAKIKNMETFEIVDNLNYEMMVYSKSSDEMKSFREVTRERLSHKLYQSSEFPLYTFEAVKNIEDPSKYIIFISIDLLIADGLSLFQLFDDIKRTVKNDRLNLKDVSDLLLEINDSYLNSKKSARYEKDREYWKQKIETLPDAPNLLVKEEKVSHSKFARKEHIYTAEKLSKLKEIAEKRKISLNSLFLTLYSTALQQWSENKEFTINVTTFKRPKGEKYLSVIGDFTSTVLVPTNVDVNKTILENTIDIHRNIFSSFRRSSFEGIEVLRELKKHGRQPSMSYVFTSMLFDFDKFDELGEIDYWISETPQVYLDCQMKIVNGSLNISWDYLKEIFEIKQIDEMFQFFIQSIDGFLLDEEIDVRNISKKLNQLIEQKYSKYNSSQSIIKKSTQSILSAFKTVKKEFPEKIAFSEVDDSITFNELDRKSDDLAEVIGREKQRYDLKKIRIGIVGKKSIKSTVQMLAVIKTSDSFCFISEDMPENRYRKLLKTSNIQLLIKGERVFRAEPSLRLENDYQEISHDELYVIFTSGTTGEPKGISISERPVLNTIDDIIERTRVNQEDVLFNVSDLSFDLSVFDLLTPLLSGCETILCPSTSNLYPFKEKILQATFWNSTPGLVQTLLSIFDCKIMNIRNILMSGDFIPADLVYQIKGTFLNEELNIFSLGGATEASIWSIYYPLNDFSNRRVPYGYPLSNQSYYVLDRNDCLVNSNVSGELIIAGEGLANGYLLKNQNHGVFYEHEQLGPIYRTGDKGYLTDEGYVNILGRMESELKVNGYRIDLIEIEHSLSSIEDISEAKVVVKENQNGKKYLSAFYTTNTMNEISFEIFRSELRKVLPTYMIPGSFTHLNKLPLTSNGKINLKKLKEMEQKASQKFTEKELELFDLWMKVIDLEESNTRLTKSATFFEIGGDSIKLPELLYKINNKYNVDITIEELLNHFSLSDQARYLEKIKQEDNNFKTNQFLTQLKKGTSEKSIVFIHAGSGEIGIYNELAKNIDLKYNVFAIRFKKDIKKSAPRVIDFTELAKEYNEYLENFESIDYLGGWCIGGTIAYEISKINSKVNNLFMINTMPPVENKIQKFEFQLKNEQQFIYETFDYKVESAVNTDELWEQIILLLEKRLDLMPKLLKIVPNELARLIPFFGESSPRELIYYINLFRSFETARHLYEDSTSVLKDIFYFGAKDEKIPKYIQWKKHINGSWNENHISGDHTTIFEGENVKILAEAMNQTFRKKEEKQ; translated from the coding sequence ATGGAAATAAAAATGACAGAAGTTCAAAAAGCGTATCTTTTAGGGAGAAATGAATCTTTTGATGCAAAGACTGGTACTCATATGTATTTGGAAGTTAAGTATCAAGGAGATATTCAGAAATTTCAGGACGCGTTAAACAAAGTAATACAAGTACAACCGATGTTGAGAGCAAAAATAAAAAATATGGAAACATTTGAAATTGTCGATAACCTTAATTATGAAATGATGGTTTATTCAAAATCTAGTGATGAAATGAAGAGTTTTAGAGAAGTAACAAGAGAAAGATTATCACATAAATTATATCAATCCAGTGAGTTTCCATTGTACACTTTTGAAGCAGTAAAAAATATAGAAGACCCCAGTAAATATATAATTTTTATAAGCATAGATTTATTAATAGCTGATGGTCTAAGTTTGTTTCAGTTGTTTGATGACATAAAAAGGACAGTGAAAAATGATCGATTAAATTTAAAAGACGTGTCCGACCTGCTTTTAGAAATAAATGACTCATATTTAAATTCAAAAAAGTCTGCAAGGTATGAGAAAGATAGAGAATATTGGAAACAAAAGATAGAGACCTTGCCAGATGCCCCAAACTTATTAGTGAAAGAAGAAAAAGTCAGCCACAGTAAATTTGCTAGAAAAGAACATATTTATACAGCAGAGAAGCTTTCAAAACTAAAAGAGATTGCTGAAAAAAGAAAAATATCATTAAATTCGCTCTTTTTAACTCTTTATAGTACAGCTCTGCAACAATGGTCTGAAAATAAAGAATTTACAATCAATGTTACTACATTTAAAAGGCCAAAAGGAGAAAAATATTTATCGGTTATAGGGGATTTTACTAGTACAGTATTAGTTCCAACTAATGTTGATGTCAATAAAACGATTTTAGAGAATACGATAGATATCCATAGAAACATCTTTTCAAGTTTCAGACGATCTTCTTTTGAAGGAATTGAAGTTTTAAGAGAATTAAAGAAGCATGGACGTCAGCCTTCAATGTCATATGTATTTACTTCTATGTTATTTGATTTTGATAAATTTGATGAATTAGGTGAAATAGACTATTGGATTTCGGAAACACCTCAAGTGTATCTGGATTGTCAAATGAAAATAGTGAATGGAAGCTTAAATATTAGTTGGGACTACTTAAAAGAGATTTTTGAAATCAAACAGATAGATGAAATGTTCCAGTTCTTTATTCAAAGTATTGATGGCTTTCTTTTAGATGAAGAAATTGATGTAAGAAATATATCAAAAAAACTCAATCAGTTGATCGAACAAAAGTATTCTAAATATAATTCAAGTCAATCAATTATCAAAAAAAGTACTCAAAGTATATTGTCAGCGTTTAAAACAGTAAAAAAAGAATTTCCTGAAAAAATAGCTTTTTCTGAAGTAGATGATTCAATAACTTTTAATGAATTAGACAGAAAAAGCGATGACTTGGCTGAAGTGATAGGTAGAGAAAAACAGCGATACGATTTAAAAAAAATTAGGATAGGAATAGTTGGTAAAAAGTCTATTAAAAGCACAGTTCAAATGCTGGCGGTAATCAAAACTTCAGATTCTTTTTGCTTTATTTCAGAAGATATGCCTGAAAATAGATATAGAAAACTGTTAAAAACGAGTAATATTCAGCTTCTGATAAAAGGAGAACGAGTCTTCAGAGCAGAACCTAGTTTGAGGTTAGAAAATGACTATCAAGAGATTTCACACGATGAACTTTATGTGATCTTTACTTCTGGAACAACTGGAGAACCAAAGGGAATATCAATTTCTGAGAGACCAGTACTTAACACTATCGATGATATTATTGAAAGAACGAGAGTAAATCAAGAAGATGTTCTTTTTAATGTTTCGGACTTGTCCTTTGACCTATCAGTGTTTGATTTGTTAACTCCGTTACTCTCTGGATGTGAAACCATTTTATGCCCAAGTACATCAAACTTGTATCCATTTAAAGAAAAAATTTTACAGGCAACTTTTTGGAATTCAACACCTGGGTTGGTGCAAACACTCTTATCAATTTTTGATTGTAAAATTATGAATATTAGAAATATATTAATGAGTGGCGATTTTATTCCAGCAGATTTGGTTTATCAAATCAAAGGAACATTTCTAAATGAAGAGTTAAATATTTTTAGTTTAGGAGGTGCAACTGAAGCATCTATCTGGTCAATTTATTATCCGCTCAACGATTTCTCTAACAGAAGAGTTCCCTATGGATATCCTCTAAGTAATCAGAGTTATTACGTTTTAGATCGAAATGATTGCTTAGTTAATAGCAACGTAAGTGGTGAATTGATCATTGCAGGTGAAGGACTAGCAAATGGATATTTGTTGAAAAATCAAAATCATGGTGTTTTCTATGAACATGAACAATTGGGTCCGATTTATAGAACTGGTGATAAAGGCTATTTAACAGATGAAGGATATGTCAATATATTAGGAAGAATGGAATCAGAGTTGAAGGTTAATGGATATAGAATCGATCTAATTGAGATAGAACATAGTCTATCATCTATCGAGGATATAAGTGAAGCTAAGGTTGTTGTCAAAGAAAATCAGAATGGGAAAAAGTATTTAAGCGCCTTCTATACTACAAACACTATGAATGAAATTAGTTTTGAAATATTCAGGAGCGAATTAAGAAAAGTTTTACCAACCTATATGATACCTGGCTCATTTACTCACTTAAATAAATTACCATTAACAAGTAATGGGAAAATCAATCTTAAAAAATTAAAAGAAATGGAACAAAAAGCTAGTCAGAAGTTTACTGAAAAAGAACTTGAACTTTTCGACTTATGGATGAAAGTAATTGATCTAGAAGAAAGTAACACTAGACTAACTAAAAGTGCAACATTTTTCGAAATAGGTGGTGACTCAATTAAATTACCTGAATTGCTTTATAAAATTAACAACAAGTATAATGTAGACATTACAATTGAAGAACTATTGAATCATTTTTCATTAAGTGATCAAGCTCGTTATCTTGAAAAAATAAAACAAGAAGATAACAATTTTAAGACAAATCAATTTTTGACACAATTAAAAAAGGGAACAAGTGAAAAAAGTATTGTTTTTATCCATGCTGGATCTGGAGAAATAGGAATATATAATGAATTAGCTAAGAATATTGATTTAAAATATAATGTATTCGCAATTAGATTCAAAAAGGATATTAAAAAATCTGCTCCTAGAGTAATTGACTTTACAGAATTAGCTAAAGAGTACAATGAATATTTAGAAAATTTCGAATCTATTGATTATTTAGGTGGTTGGTGTATTGGAGGAACAATAGCGTATGAAATATCTAAGATAAATTCAAAAGTAAACAATCTTTTTATGATTAATACGATGCCACCAGTTGAAAATAAAATACAAAAATTCGAATTTCAGTTGAAAAATGAACAACAATTTATTTATGAAACATTTGATTATAAAGTAGAGAGTGCTGTAAATACAGATGAGCTTTGGGAACAAATTATTCTTTTATTAGAAAAGAGACTAGACTTGATGCCCAAATTGTTAAAAATTGTACCTAATGAGTTAGCAAGACTAATTCCCTTTTTTGGTGAAAGTAGTCCACGGGAGCTAATTTATTATATCAATTTATTTAGAAGTTTTGAGACTGCAAGACATTTATATGAAGACTCAACGAGTGTTCTTAAAGACATTTTTTATTTTGGAGCTAAAGATGAAAAAATCCCTAAATATATACAGTGGAAGAAACATATCAATGGCAGCTGGAATGAAAATCATATCTCTGGGGATCATACTACTATCTTTGAAGGAGAGAATGTAAAAATATTAGCAGAGGCAATGAATCAGACATTTAGAAAAAAGGAGGAAAAACAATGA
- a CDS encoding ABC transporter ATP-binding protein — protein MTYINFKEVSKKYQVSGEVTVNAVNQVNFTINEGEFVVIVGASGAGKTTLLNLLGGMEKISSGTIVIDNKEISSLKKEELTEYRRNDVGFVFQFYNLVPNLSALENIELAAEVCKEPLNSREVLTSVGLDQRAGNFPSQLSGGEQQRVSIARALAKNPKMLLCDEPTGALDSETGKTIIKLLVDTSKKMNKTVIIVTHNAEFTKIADKVIKMHNGKIADIYRQESPSDVEDLVW, from the coding sequence ATGACATACATCAATTTTAAAGAGGTCAGCAAAAAATACCAAGTAAGTGGAGAAGTCACGGTGAACGCTGTAAACCAAGTAAACTTTACGATTAATGAAGGGGAATTTGTTGTAATAGTAGGTGCAAGTGGAGCTGGAAAAACGACCCTTTTAAACCTACTAGGCGGAATGGAAAAAATAAGTTCCGGTACAATCGTTATCGACAATAAAGAAATCTCTTCACTAAAAAAAGAAGAACTAACAGAATATCGCAGGAATGATGTTGGGTTTGTTTTTCAATTTTACAACTTAGTCCCTAATTTATCTGCTTTGGAAAATATTGAGTTAGCTGCGGAAGTTTGTAAAGAGCCTCTTAATTCTCGTGAGGTATTAACTAGCGTTGGTCTTGATCAGCGAGCAGGGAATTTTCCAAGTCAGTTATCAGGTGGCGAACAACAACGCGTCTCTATTGCCAGAGCACTTGCGAAAAATCCTAAAATGTTACTATGTGACGAACCAACAGGCGCTTTAGATTCAGAAACAGGTAAAACGATTATCAAGCTTTTAGTAGACACATCTAAAAAAATGAATAAAACAGTGATTATTGTCACCCATAATGCGGAGTTCACTAAAATCGCGGATAAAGTCATTAAAATGCATAATGGAAAAATTGCAGATATTTATAGGCAGGAAAGTCCTTCAGATGTGGAGGACTTGGTATGGTAA
- a CDS encoding 4'-phosphopantetheinyl transferase family protein — translation MRSEIYLLEKNISKENQRIYFNQLIKCKNPKFFSKSYSGNYAALITSSICPVSIDIEKKKPLTHEQMDIFISFMFNCKDCISYSKAQQENFFKLWGIKEVYSKYFGEGLYIDFKEISIEQDELNRYKVSYKNKNHVTVKIVEQNNYVVAYICNHFKGEK, via the coding sequence TTGAGAAGTGAAATATATTTGCTGGAAAAAAATATCAGCAAGGAAAATCAAAGGATTTACTTTAATCAATTAATAAAGTGTAAAAATCCAAAATTCTTTTCTAAATCGTATTCGGGAAACTATGCGGCACTTATAACTTCATCTATTTGCCCTGTATCAATTGATATTGAAAAAAAGAAACCTCTAACTCATGAACAGATGGATATTTTTATATCATTTATGTTTAACTGCAAAGATTGCATCAGCTATTCAAAGGCTCAACAAGAAAATTTTTTTAAACTATGGGGGATAAAGGAGGTGTATTCAAAGTATTTTGGAGAAGGATTGTATATTGATTTTAAAGAAATTAGTATTGAACAGGACGAACTCAATCGTTACAAAGTATCTTATAAAAATAAGAACCATGTAACGGTGAAGATAGTCGAGCAAAATAATTATGTTGTTGCGTATATTTGTAATCATTTTAAGGGAGAAAAATAA
- a CDS encoding MFS transporter gives MTRRKYYNDPQFLLPMGMLISNIGNGMYVLAVGMILYNQTGKTSSFALILVLEAVLAFLTQSFASIAADNGRAKSAAVISEILRGIIIVIAGFFSMLGITSSLVFAATLLSLLRPFYRTSIFTIGPLIAHDSDLAKYNARTSTYQQIGQFMGAGFAGIIIAIFSPYVAIFINGISYFCSAFFVKISYIPNQQEESILEFFNNFKLFSPKNVLHDWKEMILHLAKHRIILFIALIGTIDFVIVSFINLTYAPLLSFINVGSSWLSIWDSLFAIGAIIGVNLFGRNEKIHHTFYIALIALSIEGIAIGLLVIDQKYIICVAMLLLGITNAISVSMFSFTLQMKSKQEFMGRVSGIRQMLISFSTTMLIPVLSTTINMNFKKGIMLMTTIIIICVLVASFLLRSIIFKKKGVNDVD, from the coding sequence ATGACTAGAAGAAAGTATTATAATGATCCACAATTTTTATTACCAATGGGAATGCTTATTTCGAATATTGGTAATGGAATGTATGTATTAGCAGTGGGAATGATTTTATATAATCAAACAGGGAAAACATCGTCGTTTGCTTTAATCCTTGTCCTAGAAGCAGTGTTGGCTTTTTTGACGCAGTCTTTTGCTAGTATTGCAGCTGATAATGGGCGAGCAAAATCAGCTGCTGTTATTTCCGAGATATTAAGAGGAATAATTATTGTAATAGCAGGCTTTTTTTCAATGCTAGGAATAACATCGTCATTAGTCTTTGCCGCAACATTATTGAGTTTACTAAGACCCTTTTATAGAACTTCAATTTTTACAATAGGCCCTTTGATAGCGCATGATTCTGATTTAGCTAAATACAATGCAAGAACGTCAACCTACCAGCAAATAGGTCAATTTATGGGTGCAGGATTTGCAGGAATTATTATTGCGATTTTTTCACCATATGTAGCTATTTTCATTAATGGTATATCTTATTTTTGTTCAGCTTTTTTCGTGAAAATTTCATATATACCCAATCAACAAGAAGAGTCTATTTTAGAATTTTTTAACAATTTTAAACTATTTTCTCCTAAGAACGTTTTACATGATTGGAAAGAAATGATTCTTCATTTAGCTAAGCATAGAATTATCCTTTTTATTGCCCTCATTGGTACGATTGATTTTGTTATTGTTTCTTTTATTAATTTAACATATGCACCGTTGCTATCTTTTATAAATGTAGGAAGTAGTTGGTTATCCATTTGGGACTCTTTATTTGCTATCGGAGCAATAATTGGGGTTAATCTATTTGGACGAAACGAAAAGATTCATCATACGTTTTATATAGCATTAATTGCTTTGTCTATTGAAGGTATAGCGATTGGCTTACTAGTTATTGATCAGAAATATATTATTTGTGTTGCAATGTTATTGCTAGGAATTACTAATGCTATATCAGTATCTATGTTTAGCTTTACATTACAAATGAAAAGCAAACAGGAGTTTATGGGAAGAGTATCTGGTATTCGTCAAATGTTGATTTCATTTTCAACTACGATGTTAATACCAGTACTATCTACGACTATTAATATGAACTTTAAAAAGGGGATCATGCTTATGACAACAATTATTATTATTTGTGTGCTTGTTGCTTCATTTCTCTTACGATCTATTATTTTTAAAAAAAAGGGAGTCAATGATGTTGATTAA